The genomic window GTTGTCCAAGATAACGCTGACAGGAATCCTTGTTCCTTTAATGCAGGCCTTCCCGTGACAAACAGAAGGATCAACTGTAATACGCTCCAGTAAATCCATGCTACAAACCTCCACGAATTCTTATTCTCATCTATAATTATCTGTCTTTGCAGGAATATTTTCATCTACATAAATCCTCATTGCTTATTCATAGCCTCAAACGGGATAATTTGTTCTTCCGCAAGTAAAGCAGCATATTCAAGGCATGCCAAAATATCTTCCCTTTTAAGGGGAGGGTATTCCTCTAACAATTCCTCAATGGTATCCCCGTTTGCCAGCATACTAATAATCTGGTGCACAGGAATACGTGTTCCTTTTATACAAGCCTGCCCGTGGCAGACAGCAGGGTCAATGGAAATACGCTCAATCAATTTGCAAGCACCTCCTGTGCCTATTATAGCTCAGAAAAAGCAGGTGTTCTACCATCGTAATGAAAACGTAAATAAGGCTTTCGCAATTTTTTTGTCTTCATCGAGTTCGTAAGCCCCATTGAGCTGGTAACAGAGGGAAATGTTAATGGCCGCGGTTCCACCCGTGCGCAGCGCCAGGGCCAGCGCGAAGCAGCCGGTTGCTTGATAGATTCAAGAAACTTTACGTGGTATAATCTTATAAGAGAAAAGCAAGCACGTTTCACTCGGAGGGATAGCTATGTTGCCAGTCAAAAAAAGGGTAGGGATGGATGGTAGGATTGCAATTGGGGAGGTGTTAAAGATGACTAAAATACAACCAGGCGATTGGGTAGAAATTACTCCTGCTAACAATAAGATAACCATCAAGATGACTAAACGGGTGAAGCCCAAAGGAGTTGTTAAAGCCGCTGCAGGTATCTTGAAGAATTGCGATGACTTGGTGGAGGAGATGTTGCGAATTAGAGAGGACGAAAATGATAATGATCGACCAGGAACCAGTATTCAATAGGTTTGTAGTTGATACTAACATCGTTGTTTATACCCTTAAAGGGGTTCAAGAGATAGTCGACGTCATGGAAAAATTAGAGGACGATAACATCGAAGTTTATTATTCGACAATAGTTGAAGCAGAATTATTTTCATTTCACGAACTAACGCAAGAACAAAGGATCAAGATCAGAGGCATTTTGGACCTTGGACAAATAATTGATGTAGATTCTGAAGTCGCTTTAAAAGCTGCCGAACTTCGCGCTTTAAGCAGAAAAACTTATCAGCGTAAGCTCAAATTGCCGGATGCCATTGTCGCAGCTACGGCTTTTTTGTGCTCGGCTGTTCTAATTACACGTAATGTTGAAGACTTCAGCCATCTACGTGGCCATGGTATGCACATTTGGAATCCGTTTGAACGGCTAACTCAAGAATGAGCTGGAAATGTAAGCCCCATATGCCTCCTCAAAATCTGGTGGAGTCCCCGTCAGTTCCGAAAAACCTTTTCAACAAAATATTCAGTATAGTGAATTTTTATCATTCACCCAGCCCCAGGTCATTAAACAGTTCTTCCTTGGTGGATGCTGTCCTAACCTTTCCTTCCCTGATATCTTTGTCCACGCGGGCTTCACCCTGCTGCCATTCCTTTGAGTAAAACCACATTTGGTCTCTTGGAATGACAACCACAGGTGTTAGAATGATACGGCCATCCTTCTCCTCAATCTCCAGTTTGTCACCCGGACGAAGGTTCATTTTCTTGACCAGCTCACTGGGTATGGTGATTTGTGATTTCCCGCTGCCCCCTAATGCTTTACAAGATAGATGCCCTGCTTTACAATAGAGGTAAGCTCTTTACTTTCTTTACGGGAGGATATTCGATGTTCGCCAGGATTTCAAAAAAGGGCCAGATTACCCTGCCTGCCGAGGTCAGGAAACTTTTAAACCTCCGTCCCGGAGCGCGCGTGCGGTTCGTGATCGACGGGGACGCCGCCCGGATTCTACCCGCCAAAGGGGGAATCGAGACTCTTAAAGGAGCCGTCAAGGTTTCGGCGCCGC from Bacillota bacterium includes these protein-coding regions:
- a CDS encoding type II toxin-antitoxin system VapC family toxin, whose translation is MIMIDQEPVFNRFVVDTNIVVYTLKGVQEIVDVMEKLEDDNIEVYYSTIVEAELFSFHELTQEQRIKIRGILDLGQIIDVDSEVALKAAELRALSRKTYQRKLKLPDAIVAATAFLCSAVLITRNVEDFSHLRGHGMHIWNPFERLTQE
- a CDS encoding AbrB/MazE/SpoVT family DNA-binding domain-containing protein yields the protein MFARISKKGQITLPAEVRKLLNLRPGARVRFVIDGDAARILPAKGGIETLKGAVKVSAPQDFKAARHKAMEERSREKSPCPRR
- a CDS encoding AbrB/MazE/SpoVT family DNA-binding domain-containing protein; amino-acid sequence: MTIPSELVKKMNLRPGDKLEIEEKDGRIILTPVVVIPRDQMWFYSKEWQQGEARVDKDIREGKVRTASTKEELFNDLGLGE
- a CDS encoding DUF433 domain-containing protein, whose protein sequence is MDLLERITVDPSVCHGKACIKGTRIPVSVILDN
- a CDS encoding DUF433 domain-containing protein: MIERISIDPAVCHGQACIKGTRIPVHQIISMLANGDTIEELLEEYPPLKREDILACLEYAALLAEEQIIPFEAMNKQ